TGGACGGACTGCGTTTCTTGGTGAAGCACCAAGAACAATACGAAATCGATCCCGGCCGGATCGTGGTCTTTGGCGATTCCGCGGGTGGACAGATTGCCCAGATGTTGACGTATGCATCGGCCGACGAGTTTCCTGGTGATCAGGAACTTGCTGCCTACGATGTTCGACCCCTTGCCGGAATATCGTGGTACGGCCCGTCGGACTTCACGGATGTCAATCTTTTCAAAACGGATCTCTCGGACAAAACCCCCGATCGTTTCGGCGCTCGGATTGCCGGCGACGAAGCCAGTTACGCAACAGAGCCGCAGGCCTTTGAGGAGATGAGTCCGTATTTTTGGATTGAAAAAGACAGTCCACCTCTGCTGATGTTGCAAGGCGATACGGATGCGACGATCCCCTTGCCACATGCGATCCATTTGAAAGAAAAGGCTGACCGCATCGGTGCCAATGTCGAAATGACGATCGTGAAAAACGCTGGCCACAATTGGCGGAAGGCCGGCGGAGATCCAGATCCGGGTTTGGAATCGATTCAACACATGACAACGGAATATGCACGGCGGCAGGTCAAGAATTTTGGAAAGCACCAATAGCGTGATGAGAAACGTCTTGAACCGAATCGTGAGCTTTCTGTTCGCACTGATGACTGTTTGTGCATGCATTGGCGATGCAACGGCGGATGAATTGCACGCCGCTGATTTCTTTGTGTCGCCTCAAGGGTCGGACGCGTGGTCGGGAACGCTATCGAAACCCGACTCATCGGGAAACGATGGTCCCTTCGCGACTCTCGGGAGGGCACGTGACGCGGTTCGACAATTGGTGAAGCGGCCAATGGCCGACGTGGTCGTACTGGTTCGCGGAGGAACCTACCAATTGACGAAGACGGTCGTGTTTGGAATCCAGGACTCTGGGCAAGGCGACTCGACCATCACCTATGCCGCCTATCCTGGCGAAACCCCGGTATTCAGTTCGGGGCAGGAGATCAAAGGTTGGACGAAGGTGACGGCGAAGTTGGCTGGTCTACCCGACGAAGCACAGGGGAACGTTTGGGAAGCGAACATATCGGATCGATTCCTCACGCTCTACGATGATGAAGGGATGCTGCCTCGGTCGCAGTCCGAACGTTTCGTTCCGTTGAAGAGTAGCACTGCCCGTGAGCTCCATTTTCCAAAGGGCAAGTTAAAGAACTGGTCCAATGTCGAAGATGTTGAGATTTTGGTCCGCCCGACGCGCGACTGGATGATGAATGTCCTGCCGATCGAGTCGGTGGACGAAGAAGCGGGGATCGCTCGCACCTCCGTTGATGCAACGTATGGGATGGTTAAACACGGTTGCTGGGTCGAGAATGTTTTAGAAGAGCTCGACGCACCCGGTGAATGGGCGCTCAATACGAAGGAAGGGAAGGTCTATCTTTGGCGACGAGGGAACTCGGCCGTGGTTGCGCCGAAACTCTTCGAGCTGATTCGCGTCGAAGGCACGATCGACAAACAGGGCCCCAGCGACGTTCCCGTCCGCAACCTCCGGTTTCGTGGCTTCACGTTCAAGCATGGTGAAAGATACACGCTTGCCGAGGATGACGCGGGATTGCAGCACGACTGGGATATGCTGGACAAAGACAACGCGCTCGTTCGACTGCGAGGTGCCGAAAAGTGCGCGATCGAGCAGTGTCACTTTCTTCACAGCGGAAGCGGCGCGATCCGCGTGGATTTGCATGGAATAGAAAACGAAATTTCCGGCAACCATATCGAACACATGGGCGGTGGTGGCATTCTTCTTTGCGGATACGGCCCCGGCACAAAGGACGTGAATAGAAAAAACTTCGTCTACAACAACCACATCCATCATGTCGGACAAATCTATTGGCACTCGCCAGGGATCTTTCTCTGGCAAAGCGGCGCAAATCGTGTCGCCAACAACCTCATCCATCACACCAACTACACGGGACTGATCGTATCGGGTTGCGTCATCCGCTTTTTTGCGATGCCGGATATGCGTGAACAGGTCCGCGCCATCCGGCGACATGAAGTCGGTGAACTGCCGACCGACTTGGGGCCGGGTGATGTGGACGCCTACCTGCACAGCCGCAACAATCTGATCGAAAACAACGAAATCCATCACGCAATGGAAAAGCTGGGTGACGGAAACGGGATCTACATTCGTGGAGCCGGATCCGGCAACGTGATTCGCCGGAACTATGTCCATCACTTGGTTGCCGCGACGCAAAAGCAAGGCGCGATCCGGACCGACGGCGGTCAGATGGATACCCTGATTGCGGAAAACCTGATCTACAAATGCATGTCGCAAGGCATGACGTTGAAGCTGAACAACCGCTTCGAAAACAACATCATCGCCGACGTGATTGCCCCCCGAGGCATCTACCTAAAAATCGTCGAGGGTCCGATGAATGGGGCAAGTAACAAACGAAACATCTTCTACTCGTCGCTGGCCGA
Above is a window of Rubripirellula tenax DNA encoding:
- a CDS encoding alpha/beta hydrolase, whose translation is MRQTLIFLLAMIFGGSCGADDAVRSTSKAETQWNGKSFRDVTYKQVGKRNLRMDIYMPTVGGSEKSPVIYYVHGGGWAAGSKLNFGNRLMLPVFQQLADSGFVCVSVDYRFCKKGSGVLMRDCVTDAMDGLRFLVKHQEQYEIDPGRIVVFGDSAGGQIAQMLTYASADEFPGDQELAAYDVRPLAGISWYGPSDFTDVNLFKTDLSDKTPDRFGARIAGDEASYATEPQAFEEMSPYFWIEKDSPPLLMLQGDTDATIPLPHAIHLKEKADRIGANVEMTIVKNAGHNWRKAGGDPDPGLESIQHMTTEYARRQVKNFGKHQ
- a CDS encoding right-handed parallel beta-helix repeat-containing protein, whose product is MRNVLNRIVSFLFALMTVCACIGDATADELHAADFFVSPQGSDAWSGTLSKPDSSGNDGPFATLGRARDAVRQLVKRPMADVVVLVRGGTYQLTKTVVFGIQDSGQGDSTITYAAYPGETPVFSSGQEIKGWTKVTAKLAGLPDEAQGNVWEANISDRFLTLYDDEGMLPRSQSERFVPLKSSTARELHFPKGKLKNWSNVEDVEILVRPTRDWMMNVLPIESVDEEAGIARTSVDATYGMVKHGCWVENVLEELDAPGEWALNTKEGKVYLWRRGNSAVVAPKLFELIRVEGTIDKQGPSDVPVRNLRFRGFTFKHGERYTLAEDDAGLQHDWDMLDKDNALVRLRGAEKCAIEQCHFLHSGSGAIRVDLHGIENEISGNHIEHMGGGGILLCGYGPGTKDVNRKNFVYNNHIHHVGQIYWHSPGIFLWQSGANRVANNLIHHTNYTGLIVSGCVIRFFAMPDMREQVRAIRRHEVGELPTDLGPGDVDAYLHSRNNLIENNEIHHAMEKLGDGNGIYIRGAGSGNVIRRNYVHHLVAATQKQGAIRTDGGQMDTLIAENLIYKCMSQGMTLKLNNRFENNIIADVIAPRGIYLKIVEGPMNGASNKRNIFYSSLADCTFITEPGSGKGKVGEDTRGRVTARMQDIDSDRNLYFCKADPSLGEDTLEKLQRDGVDINGRSVDPMFVDPDNGDFRLKPGSPALEIGIVPIDVSKIGLRTKQTVTTKVNPVPTTVPALDDK